One part of the Treponema sp. OMZ 787 genome encodes these proteins:
- a CDS encoding MBL fold metallo-hydrolase: protein MLVKFWGVRGSLPAPLTPEQVQSKIAAVVQRITLKDLESQDSRERFLASLPKWLFGTIGSNTSCVEVETKDGEHLIFDAGTGIRELGIDLMKRPDYGKNTTYHLFFSHFHWDHIQGLPFFNPAYDPRNKIIVYSTRKKAKEFLEDQMKYPYFPISMLGEDGFGASFEFKYIEPDQKYVEIGDAKIGWHRVRHPGGCTAYSVIENGKKIIYSTDTELRPQDFERNEQNTEFYTDAEMLIIDAQYTLTDSIQKEGWGHSTFSVAIDFAAGWKIKSIALFHHEPTYQDKKVFSLKQTADWYRDCSRAQDIEIFIAQEGRSFLI, encoded by the coding sequence ATGCTTGTAAAATTTTGGGGTGTTAGGGGATCGCTTCCGGCTCCGCTTACACCGGAACAAGTGCAAAGTAAGATTGCAGCTGTAGTTCAAAGGATAACTCTAAAAGACCTCGAAAGTCAGGATTCAAGGGAGAGGTTCTTAGCCTCTCTTCCTAAATGGCTCTTCGGTACAATAGGTTCCAACACCTCCTGTGTTGAGGTTGAAACCAAGGATGGAGAACATCTAATTTTTGATGCCGGAACGGGAATTAGGGAGTTAGGAATCGATTTGATGAAAAGGCCTGACTACGGGAAAAATACTACCTATCATTTATTCTTTTCTCATTTTCATTGGGATCATATACAAGGGCTTCCTTTTTTTAATCCTGCCTATGACCCCCGAAATAAGATAATTGTTTACAGCACCCGAAAAAAAGCAAAAGAATTTTTAGAAGATCAAATGAAATACCCATATTTTCCTATATCAATGTTGGGAGAAGACGGTTTTGGTGCTTCCTTTGAATTTAAATATATTGAACCTGATCAAAAATATGTTGAAATAGGTGATGCAAAGATAGGATGGCATCGCGTACGCCATCCCGGAGGCTGCACTGCCTACTCGGTAATAGAAAACGGAAAAAAGATAATTTATTCTACCGATACTGAACTTCGTCCGCAGGATTTTGAAAGAAACGAACAAAATACGGAATTTTATACGGATGCCGAGATGCTTATAATCGATGCTCAGTATACTCTTACCGATTCTATTCAAAAAGAAGGTTGGGGGCATTCTACATTTTCTGTAGCCATAGACTTTGCAGCCGGTTGGAAGATAAAAAGCATTGCTCTTTTTCATCATGAACCTACATATCAGGATAAAAAAGTTTTTTCATTAAAACAAACAGCCGACTGGTATAGGGATTGTTCCCGTGCACAAGATATTGAAATTTTTATTGCTCAAGAAGGAAGGTCATTTTTAATATGA
- a CDS encoding diphosphate--fructose-6-phosphate 1-phosphotransferase — translation MNESTMQRLRYHYEPKIPKVFAEPLSLIKPERGEATHAQSDQAELKEIFPNTYGMPIIRFVKGKSEVEHKPLKFGVILSGGQAPGGHNVISGLFDALKKGNPNSKLYGFLSGPEGLVKGRYVEIKKALIDKYRNTGGFDIIGSGRTKIETEEQVESSIQNVKKLKLDALIIIGGDDSNTNAAFLAKYFIQAKLDTKVIGVPKTIDGDLKNQYIETSFGFDTATKLYSELIGNICRDVNSARKYWHFIKLMGRSASHIALECALKTQPNVCLIGEELAEKKVTLKQVTDYIVDIIVKRSKKGENFGVVLVPEGIIEFIPEMDELIEEINDLMAGKASAFSKLKTFTGKKSWLQKHLSKKSFTLFDSLPENISLQLLMDRDPHGNVQVSRIETEKLLIDLVGRKLTEMKKEGTYNGKFSTYAHFFGYEGRSAFPSNFDSDYCYTLGFTAFLLAINGFSGYIASVRNLTDAVEYWLPCGVPLSMMMNLERRKGKMTPVIKKSVVDLKGKPFKTYEKNRDKWAVETVYRFPGAIQYFGDLEVCDIPTKTLLLEKGNLKEKRKKAKK, via the coding sequence ATGAATGAATCCACGATGCAGAGATTGCGCTATCATTACGAACCGAAAATCCCAAAAGTATTTGCGGAACCTTTGAGTTTGATTAAGCCTGAACGAGGCGAGGCTACACATGCACAATCTGACCAGGCGGAATTAAAAGAAATATTCCCTAATACTTACGGAATGCCGATTATCAGATTTGTAAAGGGAAAGTCCGAAGTAGAACACAAGCCTTTAAAATTCGGTGTAATCCTTTCAGGAGGACAGGCCCCCGGAGGACACAATGTAATTTCAGGTCTTTTTGATGCCTTAAAAAAAGGAAATCCAAATTCAAAACTTTACGGCTTTTTAAGCGGGCCTGAAGGTTTGGTAAAGGGTCGATATGTTGAAATAAAAAAAGCCTTAATCGATAAGTATAGAAATACAGGCGGCTTCGACATAATCGGTTCCGGAAGAACGAAGATTGAAACCGAGGAACAGGTCGAAAGTTCAATCCAAAATGTAAAAAAATTAAAACTGGATGCCCTTATCATAATCGGAGGAGATGACTCCAATACAAATGCTGCTTTTTTGGCAAAGTACTTTATTCAGGCTAAATTAGATACAAAGGTTATCGGTGTTCCTAAAACAATAGACGGAGACTTAAAAAACCAATACATCGAAACCTCCTTCGGTTTTGACACTGCAACAAAACTTTATTCTGAGCTTATCGGAAACATCTGCCGAGACGTAAATTCGGCACGAAAGTATTGGCATTTTATAAAGCTCATGGGCCGCTCTGCAAGTCATATCGCCCTTGAATGTGCCTTAAAAACCCAGCCGAATGTCTGTTTAATCGGTGAAGAGTTGGCAGAAAAAAAAGTTACCTTAAAGCAGGTTACGGATTATATTGTAGATATAATTGTAAAAAGATCCAAAAAGGGAGAAAACTTCGGGGTTGTTTTAGTTCCGGAAGGAATTATAGAATTTATCCCTGAAATGGATGAATTGATTGAAGAGATAAACGATCTTATGGCCGGAAAGGCTTCTGCCTTTTCAAAGCTTAAGACCTTTACAGGAAAAAAATCTTGGCTTCAAAAACACCTGTCCAAAAAATCCTTTACACTTTTTGACAGCCTCCCTGAAAATATTTCTTTACAGCTTTTAATGGACCGCGATCCTCACGGAAATGTTCAAGTTTCCCGTATTGAAACGGAAAAACTTTTGATAGACTTGGTCGGCCGAAAATTGACTGAAATGAAAAAAGAAGGAACTTATAATGGAAAATTCAGCACCTATGCTCACTTTTTCGGATATGAGGGACGCTCTGCATTTCCTTCAAACTTCGATTCGGACTATTGCTATACATTGGGATTTACAGCCTTTTTATTAGCCATTAACGGCTTTTCAGGTTATATAGCTTCGGTTAGAAACCTTACAGACGCTGTAGAGTATTGGCTTCCCTGCGGTGTACCTCTTTCAATGATGATGAATTTGGAAAGGAGAAAAGGGAAGATGACCCCTGTTATAAAAAAATCCGTAGTCGATCTAAAGGGCAAACCTTTTAAAACATACGAAAAAAATAGGGACAAGTGGGCTGTTGAAACCGTTTATAGGTTCCCGGGAGCTATTCAATATTTCGGAGATCTGGAAGTTTGCGATATACCTACAAAAACTCTGTTACTTGAAAAAGGCAATTTAAAAGAGAAAAGGAAAAAGGCTAAAAAATAA
- a CDS encoding phosphoribosyltransferase produces MKEFLNYNTVRDNGLILARKMYDEGYIPDVIYASMRGGAYLANVISEFFKIAYKNEKKILYSTVVAHSYSGVHNNSEVVLDGWTLHPSKLPADSLILLVDDIFDSGATINYLVSDLIKQGLKRDNIKIAVHDYKYFHDKKEQYEYHPDYWCRKHDIYTEKDNLWIHYMSHELVGLSGSELEENYYSKNPALRNVFKGIID; encoded by the coding sequence ATGAAAGAATTTTTAAATTACAATACGGTAAGAGATAACGGTCTCATTCTTGCAAGAAAGATGTATGATGAAGGATATATTCCTGATGTTATTTATGCCTCTATGAGGGGCGGAGCTTATTTGGCAAATGTAATAAGCGAATTTTTTAAAATAGCTTATAAGAATGAAAAAAAGATTTTGTATTCAACAGTTGTAGCTCACTCTTATTCCGGAGTTCATAATAACTCGGAAGTTGTATTAGACGGTTGGACACTCCATCCAAGCAAATTGCCGGCCGATTCTTTAATCTTATTGGTCGACGATATTTTCGATTCCGGTGCTACAATCAACTATCTAGTATCCGACTTGATTAAACAAGGATTAAAAAGAGATAATATAAAAATTGCTGTCCACGACTATAAATATTTTCATGATAAAAAAGAACAATATGAATATCATCCCGATTATTGGTGCAGAAAGCATGATATTTATACCGAAAAAGATAATTTGTGGATTCATTATATGAGCCATGAATTGGTAGGTCTTTCAGGTTCCGAACTTGAAGAAAATTATTATTCAAAGAATCCTGCTTTAAGAAATGTATTTAAAGGAATAATAGATTGA
- a CDS encoding glycosyltransferase family 1 protein: protein MKIGVDAFGCDHGRSGIGSYILSLVKNLPKNDYEFELFGPELDKYTYTSDIDYVSFTGIDISDTKLSEKIWHFKNLNSFIKKQRYDAVIYPAGVELLPPIFNVPSILVIQSLLSADLGTLAKMGLKRTLKNASGIISPTKYIQNDLTQFGINASDIKVIYNGIDGSLFKPITNDEDRVLIQPFAIQRPYIIYASRITHAQKCHVELIKAFALFKKQTSSPHRLVIAGSDGDNSEAVHNAVIQSGFSSDILLTGYFPHESLPQLYSSADLCVFPSMIEGVGLPVIEAMACGVPVACARAGALPEIAGDSALFFNSKKPEEIAEAISSLIDCDKNTSKREEMIEKGFNWVKKYNWETTANQTIEYLDSLLKK, encoded by the coding sequence TTGAAAATTGGAGTTGACGCATTCGGATGTGATCACGGCCGCTCAGGCATAGGCTCTTATATACTTTCTCTTGTAAAAAATTTGCCTAAAAATGATTACGAATTCGAGCTTTTTGGTCCCGAACTTGATAAGTATACATATACATCCGATATAGATTATGTTTCTTTTACAGGTATAGATATTTCGGATACAAAACTTTCGGAAAAAATTTGGCATTTTAAAAACTTAAACTCTTTTATCAAAAAACAAAGATATGATGCCGTCATTTATCCTGCCGGAGTAGAGCTTCTACCTCCGATTTTTAATGTACCTTCTATTTTGGTCATTCAAAGTCTTTTATCTGCAGATTTAGGAACTCTTGCAAAAATGGGCTTAAAGCGGACTCTTAAAAATGCTTCAGGTATCATAAGTCCGACAAAATACATTCAAAACGATTTGACTCAATTTGGGATTAATGCTTCTGACATAAAAGTAATATATAACGGTATTGACGGCTCTCTTTTTAAACCTATAACAAATGATGAGGATAGGGTTTTAATACAACCCTTTGCAATTCAAAGGCCTTATATAATTTATGCCTCCCGCATAACCCATGCTCAAAAGTGCCATGTAGAATTAATAAAGGCCTTTGCACTATTTAAAAAACAGACAAGTTCTCCTCATCGTCTTGTTATTGCGGGTTCTGACGGGGATAATTCCGAAGCTGTTCATAATGCGGTAATACAATCGGGCTTTTCTTCGGATATCTTGCTTACAGGTTATTTTCCCCATGAAAGTTTACCTCAGCTTTATTCCTCGGCAGATCTTTGTGTTTTTCCTTCAATGATAGAAGGGGTAGGCCTACCCGTTATTGAAGCCATGGCCTGCGGTGTTCCGGTAGCTTGTGCAAGGGCCGGAGCTCTTCCCGAAATTGCGGGAGATTCAGCCCTGTTTTTTAACTCAAAAAAGCCGGAGGAAATTGCTGAAGCTATTTCTTCTTTAATTGATTGCGATAAAAATACTTCAAAACGAGAAGAAATGATCGAAAAAGGTTTTAACTGGGTAAAAAAATATAATTGGGAAACGACAGCTAATCAAACCATCGAATACTTAGATTCTCTGTTAAAAAAATAA
- a CDS encoding ribonuclease HII produces the protein MLCGIDEAGRGPLAGPVTAAAVIIPTGFDVSILKDSKKLTEKKREEVREILYADPNVIWSIGWASNDEIDEINILKATFLAMERAYQSLYLKLQELCKINNAEFEEPDIIVDGNGIPNIKNCSSIKAIVKADDSVYEVMAASILAKTARDRMMIRYSWLYPEYGYEKNKGYGTKTHMEAIRSNGPSPIQRKSFSLKKI, from the coding sequence ATGTTATGCGGTATAGATGAGGCAGGAAGAGGTCCTCTTGCCGGTCCTGTTACGGCAGCCGCCGTTATTATCCCAACCGGTTTTGATGTTTCAATTTTAAAAGACTCAAAAAAACTTACAGAAAAAAAAAGAGAAGAAGTGCGTGAAATTCTATATGCCGACCCTAATGTTATTTGGTCTATAGGCTGGGCATCCAATGATGAAATAGATGAAATAAATATTTTAAAGGCAACTTTTTTGGCTATGGAGCGGGCCTATCAAAGCCTTTATTTAAAGCTTCAAGAATTATGTAAAATAAATAATGCCGAATTTGAAGAACCGGATATTATTGTTGACGGTAACGGCATCCCGAATATTAAAAATTGTTCTTCAATTAAAGCCATCGTAAAGGCTGATGATTCCGTTTACGAGGTTATGGCAGCTTCTATCTTAGCAAAGACTGCAAGAGATAGAATGATGATACGGTATTCTTGGCTTTATCCCGAATACGGATATGAAAAAAATAAGGGCTATGGTACAAAAACACACATGGAAGCAATTAGAAGTAACGGTCCAAGTCCTATTCAAAGGAAATCCTTTTCTCTTAAAAAAATATAA
- a CDS encoding chitobiase/beta-hexosaminidase C-terminal domain-containing protein — translation MKKNKIYGILKIGFVIALFAFVAFDLNCYEFDEVDIRQYYKKDGVILDIKYPENKDDFVFYRSFNPLTNLYAGGILKKGEKPFFNFGTELCVWIQASSGKLGKPSHLIVEQVEEKKLLNVLSPQEGSWNEIQKLIIQAPPKTQVIYSVDGSDPLDFGLVYTGPIKLEKEGKIELRIKAVSESGNISEKIIKYEVSPEGIPSPKISKPSFKEDHFDKDFEYNIFNWYFLEFKPDEPIYYLPKTKDEDPVLDVSQLVNIYDGPVFFDRAEDIIVYWVKANEEKINKIFLPKKPVLSSVPTAPVNRNIELKFDDERYTYFFEIGDGNTYIFPSKNSHQFKKDASYIFDLGLKEERFFDVKIRAFYGGLFQGEFQTGFTIDKLPPERPDVSFTPPVSPTNSDVKIKIKSLSADTIIEIEPPIFTSSSKDEIILTGSAGEKTIYSVNIYNQDEAGNKSANIKKEFVIDKNAVYVDYNYKMKNSNGNPSKPFSTIYEAVDYINKISLSQKNKLGTGKWKIYVRGDCILNEAVLITRNIKITSAAQKSSIHFSKNSGFVVIGANFEIENCNIFRRERTEEPREVPIIYADKAGIKLNNVSIQAFEGGPVLSSFSSHLDISDTKVYSEQTKYCLIFNINNSSAVFQNIDFTGKGFSVAAISSSNSIIELDNLKAALSPNFTARFLEAWNSEISLGRLNILRLPESLQNRDTAVWYNKNSRMDIKDKPIVRGFSNSIEREP, via the coding sequence TTGAAAAAAAATAAGATTTATGGCATTTTAAAAATCGGCTTTGTTATAGCATTATTTGCTTTTGTTGCTTTCGATTTAAACTGCTATGAATTTGATGAAGTTGATATAAGACAGTACTATAAAAAAGACGGTGTAATCCTTGATATAAAATATCCTGAAAATAAAGATGATTTTGTTTTTTATAGATCTTTTAATCCTCTTACTAATTTGTATGCAGGCGGCATATTAAAAAAAGGCGAAAAACCTTTTTTTAACTTCGGTACGGAGCTCTGCGTTTGGATACAGGCCTCATCCGGAAAATTAGGTAAACCTTCTCATCTCATTGTTGAACAGGTTGAAGAAAAAAAACTTTTAAATGTTTTAAGTCCCCAAGAAGGCTCTTGGAATGAGATTCAAAAACTTATAATTCAAGCTCCGCCCAAAACTCAAGTTATATATTCCGTGGATGGAAGCGATCCGTTGGATTTCGGACTTGTGTATACAGGACCTATAAAGCTTGAAAAAGAAGGAAAAATAGAACTTAGAATAAAGGCTGTATCCGAATCGGGTAATATTTCCGAAAAGATAATAAAATATGAAGTATCTCCCGAAGGCATCCCTTCTCCTAAAATATCTAAGCCGTCTTTTAAGGAAGATCACTTTGATAAAGATTTTGAGTACAATATTTTCAACTGGTATTTTTTGGAATTTAAGCCGGATGAACCTATTTATTATTTGCCAAAAACTAAAGATGAAGATCCTGTTTTGGATGTTTCTCAGCTTGTGAATATTTATGACGGACCTGTTTTTTTTGATAGGGCTGAAGATATAATAGTATACTGGGTAAAAGCAAATGAAGAAAAAATAAATAAAATTTTTTTACCTAAAAAACCGGTGTTATCATCTGTACCGACTGCTCCGGTAAACAGAAATATTGAACTTAAATTTGATGATGAGCGTTACACCTATTTTTTTGAAATAGGTGACGGCAATACTTATATTTTCCCATCAAAAAATTCTCACCAGTTTAAAAAAGATGCTTCATATATCTTTGATTTGGGACTAAAAGAAGAACGTTTTTTTGATGTTAAAATAAGAGCGTTTTATGGAGGCCTTTTTCAAGGCGAATTTCAAACCGGTTTTACCATAGATAAACTGCCTCCCGAAAGGCCTGATGTTTCTTTTACGCCTCCTGTATCGCCTACCAATTCCGATGTAAAAATAAAGATAAAATCCTTATCTGCTGATACAATAATTGAAATTGAACCGCCCATTTTTACCTCATCTTCAAAAGACGAAATTATTTTAACCGGATCAGCTGGAGAAAAAACTATTTATTCCGTAAATATTTATAATCAGGACGAAGCCGGAAATAAAAGTGCAAATATTAAAAAAGAATTTGTAATAGATAAAAATGCGGTATATGTAGATTATAATTACAAGATGAAAAATTCCAATGGCAATCCCTCAAAACCTTTTTCAACCATATATGAGGCTGTCGACTATATAAATAAGATATCTCTTTCACAGAAAAATAAGTTAGGTACCGGAAAATGGAAGATCTATGTAAGAGGAGACTGCATTTTAAATGAAGCGGTGCTTATTACGAGAAATATAAAAATTACCTCGGCGGCTCAAAAATCTTCAATTCATTTTTCTAAAAATTCGGGCTTTGTTGTAATCGGTGCAAATTTTGAAATAGAAAACTGCAATATTTTTAGAAGGGAAAGAACTGAGGAACCTCGTGAAGTGCCGATAATTTATGCAGATAAGGCAGGTATAAAACTTAATAATGTAAGTATTCAAGCCTTTGAAGGCGGCCCTGTTTTGAGCTCCTTTTCTTCTCATTTGGATATATCGGATACTAAGGTATATTCTGAGCAGACAAAGTACTGCCTTATTTTTAACATAAACAATTCTTCGGCTGTGTTTCAAAATATTGATTTTACCGGAAAAGGCTTTTCGGTTGCTGCAATATCGTCTTCAAATTCGATTATTGAACTTGATAATTTAAAAGCTGCTCTTAGTCCTAATTTTACTGCAAGATTTCTGGAGGCTTGGAATTCGGAAATATCTTTAGGAAGGCTTAACATTCTCCGTTTACCTGAAAGTTTACAAAATAGGGATACCGCTGTTTGGTATAATAAAAACTCAAGAATGGATATAAAAGATAAGCCCATTGTAAGGGGCTTTTCCAATTCGATTGAGAGAGAACCGTAA
- the recR gene encoding recombination mediator RecR, which translates to MNAIDAVIDSFSRLPGIGHKSAARIAYHLLKQGTADAVRLAEAVSSLHEKIHPCKVCGSYTEDEICSICSDETRDRCTICVVGFPQDVNTISSIPEYRGLFHVLGGLIAPLEGVGPDQLHISELIRRIHEGKITEVILATNPTIEGDTTALYIQKILQDLPVNITRLASGLPVGGDLEYADRLTLARSLNGRIKF; encoded by the coding sequence ATGAATGCTATTGATGCCGTTATAGATTCATTTTCCCGTCTTCCCGGTATCGGTCATAAAAGTGCCGCCCGTATTGCTTATCATCTTTTAAAGCAGGGCACTGCAGATGCCGTGCGTTTGGCAGAAGCCGTATCAAGTTTGCATGAAAAGATTCACCCTTGTAAGGTCTGCGGTTCTTATACCGAAGATGAGATTTGCTCTATTTGTTCGGACGAAACAAGGGATAGATGTACTATCTGTGTCGTAGGTTTTCCGCAAGATGTAAATACAATTTCTTCAATTCCGGAATACCGAGGTTTGTTTCATGTTTTGGGCGGGCTGATAGCTCCGCTTGAAGGGGTAGGGCCGGATCAATTACATATAAGCGAGCTTATTAGACGCATTCATGAAGGTAAAATCACTGAGGTTATTCTTGCAACAAATCCCACAATCGAGGGCGATACCACAGCCCTATATATTCAAAAAATATTACAGGATCTTCCTGTCAATATAACAAGACTTGCTTCCGGTTTACCTGTCGGAGGAGATTTGGAATATGCCGACCGCTTAACACTTGCCAGAAGTTTAAACGGCCGTATTAAATTTTAA
- a CDS encoding YbaB/EbfC family nucleoid-associated protein, whose product MNPFDIMKNAKEIQDKIANLKSDLDQEVVEGISGGGLVKIRLKGSFEVESIFLDPIAVDNRDVPMLQDLIRAAHNDAVAKLKELLQNKLGPLANLAGGLPF is encoded by the coding sequence TTGAATCCTTTTGATATTATGAAAAACGCAAAAGAAATACAGGATAAAATTGCTAATCTTAAATCCGATCTTGATCAAGAAGTCGTAGAAGGTATATCTGGCGGAGGTCTTGTAAAAATCCGCTTAAAAGGCAGTTTTGAAGTTGAATCCATCTTCCTCGATCCGATAGCTGTAGATAACCGTGATGTTCCTATGCTTCAGGATTTAATTAGGGCTGCTCATAACGATGCCGTTGCAAAGCTAAAAGAACTTTTACAAAATAAACTGGGGCCCCTTGCAAATCTTGCAGGCGGTTTACCTTTTTAA
- the mltG gene encoding endolytic transglycosylase MltG, with amino-acid sequence MKNKSKIIITILICAGLIIAGTIFFVFSLDNPPLEFSEPIVTFKVARGTAAKTVISGLKEKNLIRSELYAYAYLRLKKLNLKAGTYQIKPEMTTRDILNKLTQGSQALKKLTIPEGLTLKKTAQIFENAGLIKAEEFILITSDQEFLEKNGIKAKTAEGFLYPDTYFFGEEDSPEMMIKMIIKTFFEKTASIPNFPKEFNEIYNKVILASIIEREYQIPEEAPIISSVFTNRLKINMGLQSCATVEYIITEIKNKKHPKRLFYEDLEIPSPYNTYIHAGLPPGPISNPGFIALNAACNPANTDYFYFRLIDPDTGKHIFTKTINEHNKAGEGLLLKKAAGQ; translated from the coding sequence ATGAAAAATAAATCAAAGATTATCATTACGATCTTAATTTGTGCCGGTCTTATTATTGCCGGTACTATATTTTTTGTTTTCTCGCTCGATAATCCGCCTTTGGAATTTTCTGAGCCCATTGTTACATTTAAAGTAGCCCGCGGAACTGCCGCAAAAACGGTTATAAGCGGCTTAAAGGAAAAAAATCTTATACGCTCGGAACTTTATGCCTATGCTTATCTTAGATTAAAAAAACTTAACTTAAAAGCCGGTACATATCAAATAAAGCCTGAAATGACGACACGGGATATTTTGAATAAGCTGACACAAGGCTCTCAAGCCCTTAAAAAACTCACCATTCCTGAAGGCTTAACACTAAAAAAAACGGCTCAGATTTTTGAAAATGCAGGACTTATAAAGGCTGAAGAGTTTATTTTGATAACATCAGATCAAGAATTTTTAGAAAAAAACGGAATAAAAGCAAAAACAGCCGAGGGTTTTTTATACCCCGATACATATTTTTTCGGAGAAGAAGACAGCCCTGAGATGATGATAAAAATGATCATAAAAACTTTTTTTGAAAAAACTGCATCTATTCCGAATTTTCCTAAAGAATTTAACGAAATCTATAACAAGGTAATTTTGGCCAGCATTATCGAAAGGGAATACCAAATTCCTGAAGAAGCTCCTATAATTTCAAGCGTTTTTACCAATAGGCTTAAAATAAACATGGGACTTCAGTCATGTGCAACCGTTGAATATATAATTACCGAAATCAAAAATAAAAAGCATCCGAAGAGGCTTTTTTATGAAGATTTGGAAATTCCGAGTCCTTACAATACATATATTCATGCAGGACTTCCGCCGGGACCTATTTCAAATCCGGGATTTATAGCCTTAAATGCCGCCTGCAATCCTGCAAATACTGATTATTTTTATTTTAGATTGATAGATCCCGATACAGGAAAGCATATTTTTACAAAGACCATAAATGAGCACAATAAGGCAGGCGAAGGTCTTTTATTAAAAAAAGCTGCCGGACAATAA
- a CDS encoding YkgJ family cysteine cluster protein, which translates to MNSQFWKNGLNFSCTRCSACCRFDPGFVFLSENDLSRLLEWSTMPKDEFIKVYCRWVSKDDGFEYLSLKEKSNYDCILWNQGCTAYTARPRQCSDFPFWNSILSSKDMWDINAQYCPGMGKGEFYSAEKIENILTRRKAEPCIKRRVN; encoded by the coding sequence ATGAATAGTCAATTCTGGAAAAACGGTTTAAATTTTTCATGCACAAGATGTTCGGCCTGCTGCCGATTTGATCCGGGATTTGTATTTTTGTCCGAAAATGATCTTTCGAGATTATTGGAATGGTCAACTATGCCTAAAGATGAATTTATAAAAGTGTATTGCCGCTGGGTTTCTAAGGATGACGGTTTTGAGTACCTCTCTTTAAAAGAAAAATCCAATTATGACTGTATACTTTGGAATCAGGGGTGTACGGCTTATACTGCCAGACCTCGTCAATGCTCGGATTTTCCGTTTTGGAATTCTATTTTAAGTTCAAAGGATATGTGGGATATAAATGCCCAATATTGTCCGGGTATGGGAAAGGGTGAATTTTATTCTGCCGAAAAGATTGAAAATATTCTTACAAGGAGAAAGGCTGAACCTTGTATTAAACGGAGAGTAAATTAA